Within the Sphingobium baderi genome, the region GATGGGCATGAACGGCAGCTTCTCCGGCTCGCCCGACCCGTCGTCGATCCGCCCGCTGGTCGGCGACATGATCCGCTGGCTTGCCCGGCAGATCGACGGCGGGATCGACGAAATCCCTCCTCGTCCCGGAAAACGGCCGGAGGATCTTTTGATCCGTCCAGGGATGGCGCCGCACCTGCCGGGCGAAACGCAGGAAGCCTACGTCGAACGCCTGCATCGCTCGAATGAAGCCGCGCTCCTGATCATGGCCCGCGCCGCGCTTGCCATGGAATATACGTCCGGTCGGGACGAGAGGATCGCGGCTCTGCGCTTTCGGCAGATCATGGGCCTCGAAGCGATGGCGGCCTCGATCATCGTCGGCCTGTTCCTGCTCGTCCCGGAAATGCCCCTGTTCATGCGGGCGGCCATTCTTGTCCTGACGCCGATCGCGCTTGTGCTTGGAGGGCTGTGGTTCCTGTACCGCGCGTCGAGGATGGCAAATGCCCTCGCCCGACATGCCGAAAGGTGGGGCCGATGAACGGCATCTTCTCCGGCGCGCCTTGTCCGTCATCCATTCGCCTGCTGGTCGGCACGCATCTGCTGTTGATACTCCAGTCCTCGCTGGTGCTTTGGTCGGCTCCCGATCTCGGCGGCGGCCAGGCGTTGATCTGGCTCACCCTGTTCCTGGGCGTCACCGCGTTCATCTGCGCGGTCTGCGGCGAGAGCCGCACACCTGCCGTTCCCTGGAGGGAGCGCCGCCGTGGCCGATAGACGTGTTCCCCAGGGCTGGCATGTCGTCGCCATCCAGTCGGCGCTCATCACCGGGTGTCTGGCCGGCGCGCTGATCGTCGCGGGCGTGGCCCACGCCGAGACATCGACCATCGGGCGCACCTGGCCAGTCGCCGAGCTCGACGCGATGGCCGAGATCGAGGCGCGCGCCGCAAAGCAGCCGCCCAATATGGCGGAAAAGTTCGGACCACGTTCGGGCTGGAGCGCATTGAAGGGCGCGATGCTCGGCGTCGCGCGCCAGACACAAGTTCGCAGCGTTGTGCCGTTCTACACGCTCGATCGGGAAATCCGGCTGCCGGACGGCAAGCTGCTCTATCCGGCCGGCTTCACCTTCAACCCGCTGACCTATGTGTCGCTGCCGCAGAAACTGGTGGTCGTGCATCCCCGCGATCTGGGCTGGGCGCTGAAGACCGCCGCGCTCACCGACTGGATCATCCTGACGGGAGGCGGCGCCCCCAAGGACGATGCGCTATCGCTCGGCGAACGCCACGGCCGCGCGCTGTTCGTGCTCGAAGAGCGGGTGAAGGACCGCCTCGGTCTCACGGTCGCGCCGGTCATCGTCCGGCAGGTCGGCCAGCGCCTCGAGCTTCGCGAAATTCGTCTCGAACCCAAGGGCAGGCCAAACCCATGAGCCGCATCGCATCCACCCTCCGCGCCACCGCAGCCGCCCTCGCATTGGCGCTGCTCGCGCCCGCCGCGCCTGCGCACGCTTCGAAATGCGAGGCGGGCACCGTCTTCAATCCGATCACGAAGGTCCGCTGGAACTGCATCTTCCCGATCACCATCGGCGGGGTTCGGGTCGGCTCCTACGACAAGCTCGACAAGGAACTCGACGCGCAGTCGGCGTCCAAACCCCTGTGCGCGTGCCGCAAGGGCGCGACCTTCTGGTTCGGGGTCAAGGTCAGCTTCTGGTCGCCCAACCGCATGGTCGACGTCGTGACCGAGCCGGGCTGCATGATGGCGCTCGGCGTCGATCTCATGCCGACGGGCGGCAAGCTGCAGGGCAGCCAGTCGTCGATCTCAGATGGCACCAACACCACCAAGCTGTTCGCCCAAGCACACTATTATATCTCGCCGGTCTGGAAGATGCTCGACATGTTCACCGACCTGCCCTGTATCGAGGATGACGGCTTCGACGTCGCGATGATCACCGAGGTCCTGCCCACCTGGCAGTCGGGAACGCTCGGCGCGATCATCCAGCCTGAAGGCATATTGTTCGGCAATCCCGCCGCCGGGCTTGCCTGCATGGCCGACAGTGCCGCGGCCGCCGCGGGCAAGACGATTGACCCTTTATTCTGGTGCATGGGGTCCTGGGGCGCGACCTATCCGGTGGCCGGGGACATCCACATGGGCGACCGGGTCGAAGCCTGGGCCGGGCTCGCCGCACGCTCGACCTTCATAATGGGGCGTTTGGGCGCCCTCACGATCCACTCGGCGGACGGCTGCTCGTTCAAGCCGCAGCCGATCTGGACCAAGAGCCGCTACAAGATGCAGATCATGGAGCCCGTCAAGGGCGGGAAATGCGTCAATATCGGCCGCCCCGGCGCGCTCTGGACTTCCGGCAAGCACGCGCCCGGAAAGGACAACGCCCAATTCATGTTGTTCGAAAAGGCGATTTGCTGCGCGGGGATTTCCACGCCGTGAGCCGATCGCTTCCCCCAAACCGTGCGCCACGCACGGGTAGCTGCCCCGCTCGTCACGGAACGCTCCCCACCGTGAGCGGGCGCGCGGAAGGAGCGGCGGTGTCCCTTTCCGCCGCCGCTCCCCCCTCGGTCAGCGCGGCCGAAAGCCCCCCGCCGGGGCCGGCAATACCCCCTCCCGCCGTGTCCCCGGTGGCGGCCGCGCTGACCATTTTTGAGGGACAGGCCGTCTTTAAGGTACTCTCGCCCGGTTCCGCCGCGTTCCGGGCGGGAGACGTGCTGCGCTTTGCCTATGGCTCGCGGACCACCCGCGCGAGGACGCCATGGTGAGGCGCGGCATATTCCTCCTCGCAGCCACCGCGCTGATGGCGTCTCCTGTTTCGGCGCAGACGGTCGAGGACCGCGCCCGCGCCGCCGCCGAAGTATCCCGCGCGAAGACCTCGGACAGCGATGCGATCCAGCAGAATTACCTGACGCCGGGTCTTGCCGGACAGCCGATCTCGACGGTCGACAACAGCCAGACGTTCAACCCCAACATCGCCTGCCAGAAGACCGCAACGCTGCTCGAGCTGATCGCGCAGCCGGCGGCGACCGGCGATATCGGCACGCTGCGGATATCGCGCGACAAGGATCTCGACGGCACGGTCGACCAGACATTGACCCTGCCGGTGCCGGTATCGGGCATTTGCGCCAATGGCGTGGTCTCCTGTCAGCCCGGCACCTGGAACCAGTGCAAGAGCTTCAAATGGGACGTCGCGTCTGGCGGCGATCTCAAGCTCGCGCAAGTCGAGCTGACCGATCTCGCCGGCTGCTACTGTGTCAACAATAGCTGCGGCAGCAATCTTGTCTGGGGCAATATGGCCTCGGTGCTGAAGGACCTGGGCGGCGGCGTGATCGGTGCGCTCACCACCGCCGATCCACGCGTCGGCGTCGCGCAGGCGGTGATCGACGGCCCGGCCATCCGCTATACCGGCGCGCAAAGCACGGCCTGCTCGCCCGACCCCGCGCTCCCGCAGACGGCCTATCGCGCCAGTCCCGCTACGATCCAGGGCGATGCCGCGAGCGTCGCCGCATCGAACAGCATTTTTCAGGCGCTGAAAGCATCGCCCGCCGGGGTCGGCAAGGCCGATCAGATCCGGTCCTGCACGATCACGCGGGAGATCAGTATCAAGCCCTGGCAGTTCGACGACATCGTCTCAGCGAGCGGCGGCATCACGTCGAGCTGGAGTTGCGGCGATGGCTGCCGCCGCTACCAGATCCGCGGCGCAGGCGCCTGCGGCAGCAATCCGCCGGTCTATTCCGCCATCTTCAGCACGCAAGCGCCGGAGCGGATCACCTCCGCGCGCATCGTCGAAATGGGCGCCGACGACTGGGTGCAGGCCCGCGTCAACGGCGTCGCGGTCGGCTATGCGGGCAAGCGCGTGTGGATGCACGACGGCATCCCGTCGGGCGATTGCCGGATCAGCGGCAGCGCCTGGTACAACCATGCGCCGATCGACATCACCACCCAGTTGAAGGCCGGCGCCGCCACCGTGTCGGCGCGGGTGCGCGGCGGTGGCGGCGGCAACTGGGGCTATGTCGTCGTTGAAATCCAGGCCGACACCGCCTGCGATGTGAGCGAGCGCATCATCGATCTCTGTTCGGGCTATGCCGGCGACGCCAATTGCGCGCTCCATGACGAGAACGTCGATGGCGTGGACACGTTCCGCAGCGGCGTCGGAACCGGGCTCACGCCCTTGCCGCAGACGCGCCTGTTCGAGAGCGGCGCCTGTTCGCTCCGTCTCGCGCGGCCATGGTTCGAGCGGCAACGGCGCTACCGCTGCACCGTCGATACCGGATCGATGCCGGAACCGGATCTGGGCCGCGGCGCCTGGATCATCGACCATTCGACCGAGACGATGCTGGCCGACCGCGTCAGGACAGCCGACGGCGGCTACTCCACCTCGTCGCGCTCGTTCGCGCTGCCCGATCGCGGTTCGGTTCCGGCCTGCGAGCCGGTCTGCAAGACCCGCGCGCCCGCGCGCAACACGGCGGCGGCGATCGACGGGGTGGTCGGCGCCAAACAGAATGCGCCTGTCGGGTGGGACACCTTCTACCATGCCTGCACGGCGGCAAGCGGCGGCGATGTCTGCCCTGTGGGTCCGGGCGAGGAGATCGTCTCGCCCTGCGGCTGCCTCGACGATTTTCCCGAAGCGGTAGTGATGATGCAGACCGTCCGCCTCGGCGGGGCCGACATGGTCTGCACGGGAGAAGTGCGATGATCGGGCGCCGCCTTTCCTGGCCGAAGCGCGCGGCGTTGTTCGCGCTCGGCCTGTCCGGCTTCCTGCTCGCGGCGCACGTCACCCCGGCACAGGCGCAAACACTCCCAGTCTGCGCGGTCGATCTCAACGGCAATGGCGATGCCGGTGATCCCGGCGAGGTCGCGAACTGCACCATCATGGCGGATGATGCCTGGCTCTGTCCGATGCAGCAGACGATGTGCGTAGCCGATGCCGAGGGCGCCTATAGCTGCCCGCTCGGCAGCCAGCACCCATGCCTGACGCCGGTCGGCGGCGGCACGCCGATGTGCTCGCCCAATGCCTGCACCGGCAGCGATGGTGCCGGAATTGAGGACGATCCCATCGTCGACGATCCCGGCGCGCCTGCTGATGGCGAAGTCGACGCCGAAGGGCATT harbors:
- a CDS encoding TraU family protein, which gives rise to MSRIASTLRATAAALALALLAPAAPAHASKCEAGTVFNPITKVRWNCIFPITIGGVRVGSYDKLDKELDAQSASKPLCACRKGATFWFGVKVSFWSPNRMVDVVTEPGCMMALGVDLMPTGGKLQGSQSSISDGTNTTKLFAQAHYYISPVWKMLDMFTDLPCIEDDGFDVAMITEVLPTWQSGTLGAIIQPEGILFGNPAAGLACMADSAAAAAGKTIDPLFWCMGSWGATYPVAGDIHMGDRVEAWAGLAARSTFIMGRLGALTIHSADGCSFKPQPIWTKSRYKMQIMEPVKGGKCVNIGRPGALWTSGKHAPGKDNAQFMLFEKAICCAGISTP